One Helicobacter pylori NCTC 11637 = CCUG 17874 = ATCC 43504 = JCM 12093 genomic window, GCCTATTAAATAGCATGCGATAAAGACCAGGCTAATGACAATGAGCGCATGAGCGTCCAAGCGGAAAAAGACGCTTATTAAAATAAAAGGCAGGTTGCACAGAATAAGAATAAGCGCGCACAAAGGGTTGGGGTAATTTAAAGAGCGTTGTTGCAAGAATTGGAATAAAAGGGTGTGCAAATGCAAATTATCCGGCATGGTGGCTTTCTGGCGTTTTATTTTGCGTCTAAGGATACTAAAAAGCACTTCTATGACCGGATAAAGCATTAAATTGAGCCCAAAAAACACGCTGATTTTTTGCTCTAAACTCAAATGTAAAAGGGAGATCCCACACACCAAGCCCAAAAAATACGCCCCTCCATCGCCTAAAAAAATCTTTCCTAAAGGGAAATTTAACACCATAAACCCAAGCACCATGTAAGCTAATAGGCACGCCAAACTGCTAGGCTCTATATAATGAATGACTAAAAGCGCAATCGCGCAAATCCCTGATGCCAGCCCGTTAAACCCATCAATAATATTAATAGCGTTACTGATGCCCACTAGCATAAAAATTGCGAATAAAAAAGCGATAAAATAAGGCAAGCTAAAAAGGGGCGAAAAATCGCTCACCACTAAAGGCGTTGATGAGATGATGCAAACAACCCCTACGGCTTGCAAAATAAGGCGTATTTTGGGGCTTAATGAAAGGTTAATGTCTTCTAAAAAACCGCTCAAAAAAACTAACAACAGCCCCAAAAAAACAAAAAACCCCTTAAAAGGCATTTCAAAAGGTTCAAAATAACAAGCCAACGCAAAAGAAAGAAAGATCCCAAGCCCCCCGGCTCGTGGGGTTCTTGCATGATGAAAGCCTTGGATTTTATTAGCGTTATCCACAAAAAGCATGGATTTTTTAGACCACAGAACAATCAAAGAGCAAATAAAGAGACTGGTTAGAAAATATAGCACCCACAACACTTTTTATTGGATTTAATTGACATTTTGTTTGGGTATTATAGCAAAAGATAGCTTGATGATAAAATCTTATACATAGGGAGAGGTTTTATGTTACAATTCCAAAAATCATTATTATAAAATAAAGGATAGCCATGCGTTTTGGATTGAATATTGATCACATTGTTACTTTAAGAGAGATAAGAAAAACTTATGAGCCTGAGATTTTAGAGGCTCTGTTTATCGCTAAAAACACCCATAAAGTGGATTTAATCACCATCCATTTGAGGGAAGACAAACGGCACATTCAAAATGAAGACGTTTTGAGACTGCTTGAAATAAGCCCTTTGCCTATCAACATTGAATGCTCTATTAATGCTGAAATCACTGATTTTTTATGCTCTTTAAAAAATAAGCCGAGTAAGGTTACAATCGTGCCTGAAAACAGAAATGAGGTTACGACAGAGGGGGGGTTGGATTGCTCATTAAAGGGTTTAGAAGAGGTGATTAGAGCGTATCACAATAAGGGCATTGAAGTGTCTTTGTTTATTGATCCTTTAAAAGACGCCTTGCATTTTGCAAGGGAGCATCAAGTCAAGCAAGTGGAGTTCCACACTGGGGTGTATGCGAATTTGCACAACGCTCTGTATTCTAACGCTAACAATCAAATCCATGCCATTAGCGCGCTCAAAGACAAAAGTCCTAAAGAACTGAAAGAAGAATTGCACAACGCCTTTTTGCAATTAAGAAGAATGAGTAAAGAAGCGTTTTTTATGGGTATCACGGCGTGCGCGGGGCATGGGTTGAATTATTCTAACGTGAAAGAATTGTTAAAAATTCCCTCTTTAAGAGAGCTTAATATCGGTCATAGCGTGGTTTCAAAAGCGGTTTTAGTGGGCTTAGAAAAAGCGATTTTAGAAATGGCGCAACTCATTAAGCGATAAAATGGCTAAAAAGAAAATTGCGATCAGTTGCGGGGATATTCAAGGCGTAGGCTTAGAATTGATTTTAAAAAGCCATAAGGAAGTGAGCGCGTTTTGTGAGCCGTTGTATCTCGTTCATAGCGAACTTTTAGAGCGGGCCAATCAATTGCTTCATAACGCTTATGAAACCAAAACGCTTAACACACTCGCTATCCATTCCCCCTTACCCTTATTGAACTCTAGCACGATAGGCAAAGTCAGTGCTCAAAGCGGGGCATATAGTTTTGAGAGTTTTAAAAAGGCTTGCGAGTTAGCGGATGATAAAGAAGTGGATGGCGTTTGCACTTTGCCTATCAACAAACTCGCATGGCAACAAGCCCAAATCCCTTTTGTGGGGCATACCGATTTTTTAAAACAACGCTACAAAGATCATCAAATTATTATGATGCTTGGGTGTTCAAAACTCTTTGTGGGGCTATTTAGCGACCATGTGCCTTTAGGGGCGGTTTCTCAACTCATCCAAGTGGAATCGTTAGTCCGGTTTTTGTTAGCGTTTCAAAAAAGCACTCAAGCTAAAATCGTTCAAGTGTGTGGCTTTAACCCCCATGCGGGCGAAGAGAGCTTGTTTGGGGAAGAAGATGAAAAGATTTTAAAAGCCATTCAAAAGAGCAACCAAACGCTAGGCTTTGAATGCTTTTTAGGGCCACTGCCTGCTGATAGCGCTTTTGCCCCAAATAAGCGCAAAATAACCCCCTTTTATGTGAGCATGAGCCATGATGTGGGGCTAGCCCCTTTAAAAGCGCTCTATTTTGATGAAAGCATCAATGTGAGTTTGAACGCCCCCATTTTACGCACCTCCACCGACCACGGCACAGCGTTTGACATTGCTTATCAAAACAAAGCGAACAACAAAAGCTATTTGAACGCGATCAAATATTTAGCTTAAAGATTTTAAAATCCAAGCCAACAAAGTATAATTCAAGCAAAAACACCACCCAAAGATAAAGATAATGATTTTAAGCATTGAAAGTTCTTGCGATGACAGCTCTTTAGCCCTTACAAGAATAAAGGACGCCAAGCTCATCGCTCATTTTAAAATCTCTCAAGAAAAGCACCACAGCTCTTATGGGGGCGTTGTGCCTGAGCTTGCATCGCGCTTGCATGCTGAGAATTTGCCGCTCTTATTAGAACGCATTAAAATCAGCTTGAATAAGGATTTTTCCAAGCTCAAAGCCATCGCTATCACCAATCAGCCAGGTTTGAGCGTTACTTTAATAGAAGGTTTGATGATGGCGAAAGCCTTGAGTTTGTCTTTGAATTTACCCTTGATTTTAGAAGATCATTTGAGAGGGCATGTGTATTCGCTCTTTATCAATGAAAAACAAACCTGCATGCCTTTAAGCGCGCTCTTAGTCTCTGGGGGGCATTCTTTGATTTTAGAGGCTAGAGATTATGAAGACATTAAAATCGTTGCCACGAGTTTAGACGATAGCTTTGGGGAGAGTTTTGATAAGGTTTCCAAAATGCTTGATTTAGGCTATCCAGGAGGCCCCATAGTGGAAAAATTAGCCCTTGATTACGCGCACCAAAACGAGCCTTTAATGTTCCCTATCCCTTTAAAAAACAGCCCGAATCTGGCTTTTAGTTTTTCAGGTTTAAAAAATGCGGTGCGTTTGGAGGTTGAAAAAAACGCCCCCAATTTGAATGAAGCGATCAAACAAAAGATTGCCTATCATTTTCAAAGCGCGGCGATTGAGCATTTGATCCAACAGACCAAACGCTATTTTAAAATCAAACGCCCTAAAATTTTTGGCATTGTGGGAGGAGCGAGCCAAAATCTTGCTTTAAGAAAAGCGTTTGAAAGCCTATGCGATGAGTTTGATTGCAAGCTTGTTTTAGCCCCTTTAGAATTTTGCAGCGACAATGCCGCCATGATAGGGCGATCCAGTCTAGAAGCTTATCAAAAAAAGCGCTTTGTCCCTTTAGAAAAGGCCAACATTTCGCCAAGAACGCTGTTAAAAAGTTTTGAGTGAATGGGTGCGAAAAGAAAGTGCATAATCAAACGCCCTAAAATTTATCAATCTTTTATCTGTATTTGAGAGATTGAATTTGAATAAAAGTACATTAAAACTAAATTTAACGAGTAAGCAAAAAGCCTTGAAACGCTTGACAAGATACAAGAATAAAGTCCCAAGCGTAACGCTTGTTATTTTGAGCCTATGTTTTATAATAATTTTGTCTTCAGTGTTATTCTCAAATTTTTTATAAGTTTTAAGCTAAAATAAAGCTATTTTATATTATAGTTTCATCATAAAAAATCTTTAAGAGCTATTAAATCCCAAGGATTTGTGGTTTAGTATAGTGGTGTCGCAAGCACTATTAACACCACTGTAATCATGATTAATTTCATGCTTATCTCCTTTTAAATTTTAATTTATGGCGTGTTTCTTAACAAGCATTATTATTCTTCGAACCATTAAGTTAGTTTCAAGTGTATGCAAAAACACAGCCGCATGTTTTATTGTATCATAAAATAATATTTTTCAGTCTAAATCCCATTAGAATAAGGTATTAAGCATAAAATAAAAAATTTCTATAAACTACTGATCTCAAGCTGAATTTTGACATACTTACTTGTGAAAAACATAATATTACAAGACACTGAGAAGAGCAGAGTTAATTCTATTAACAAGGTTTTTATAGCGTTTAAAAATGCTAATGCATTCATTTCAAACGCTAAAAGCGTTTGGGATTTCTTGCTTGAATGGGTTTAAATTTTTTATTAAAAGAGCGTTTTTAGTCAAATTTAATCTTATTTTTGTTAGAATTTTGGGTGATTAAGTTTTGGTTTAAAGGGAAAAAATGCTTCGCTCTCTCTATAGCGCCACTTCAGGGATGCTCGCCCAACAAACGCATATTGACACCACTTCAAACAATATCGCCAATGTCAATACCACCGGGTTTAAAAAATCTCGTGCGGATTTTAACGACTTGTTTTACCAAGCGATGCAATACGCTGGCACCAACACAAGCAACACGACTTTATCGCCAGATGGCATGGAGGTGGGCTTAGGCGTGCGCCCTAGCGCGATCACTAAAATGTTTTCGCAAGGTAGCCCTAAAGAAACGGAAAATAATTTAGATGTCGCCATCACGGGTAAAGGCTTTTTTCAAGTCCAGTTGCCTGATGGCACCACCGCTTATACAAGAAGCGGGAATTTTAAGCTAGACGAACAGGGCAATCTTGTAACGAGCGAGGGCTATCTTCTCATCCCTCAAATCACTTTACCTGAAGACACCACGCAAGTAAACATCGGTGTGGATGGCACGGTGAGCGTGACTCAAGGCTTGCAAACAACTTCTAATGTGATCGGGCAAATCACACTAGCTAATTTTGTCAATCCAGCGGGGCTTCATTCTATGGGGGATAATTTGTTTTCCATCACCAACGCTAGCGGCGATGCGATTGTGGGCAACCCGGATTCTCAAGGATTGGGCAAGTTAAGGCAAGGCTTTTTGGAATTGAGCAATGTGAGATTGGTAGAAGAAATGACGGATTTAATCACCGCTCAAAGGGCTTATGAAGCCAATTCTAAAAGCATTCAAACCGCCGATGCCATGCTCCAGACGGTCAATTCTCTCAAACGCTAAAAGGGGATTTTACTCTCCTTAACGCTCTTTAACCTCTTGCTCCCTTGTTGTTTTTGTGCTTGGGGTGGTTTTGTGTTTTGGAGCGGTTGTTGCCATTCTTTAATTTTTGTGGCTAGGGTTTTTAAGGTTTTCAACACCGCTTTTTGGGTTATTGCTTGGGTCATTGCTTGAATGGTATTTTCCTTTGATGAAAAAAACAGCCAAAACAGCTAGACCAATAAGAATACAAAAAATAATAACTAAATACCACATTTTCTTTTCATTCACTTCTCGTTCCGCTTTCAGTCTCGCTTCTCGTTCCGCTTTCAGTCTCGCTTCTTGTTCCGCTTTCAGTCTCGCTTCTTGTTCCGCTTTCAGTCTCGCTTCTTGTTCCGCTTTCAATTTTTTGCGTAAGGTGGCAACCAAAACGCATGCAGGAACGGTTACCCTATAAGCCGGCCCTGCAAGATTGACGCTCACTAATGCGCCTGTAATGACCCAACCAATAGGCCCAGCTAAAATGCCTAGAGTTTTTTAAGCGCTACTTTACCCACCACAGACGATAAACCATGCCCTAGAGTTTTTTTACCATTGCATCTGCAACAGATATAGCCAACGCATAAGAATGAGAGCCACCCGCTTGAAACAGCGTTAAAACAGATGCGATTAGGACTTGTTTGTTCTCACCAATCACTTCATCAATATTTGTCATGCCCAATTCATTGCAAAGTTCTTTAATCTCTCTCCCACTCATTTTTTCTAAACTATCTTTCAAAAGCTTAGAAAGCATGTTTTGCTCAATCAAAGAGGTTGCAGATTTTTCATTGTAATTAACCTTTAAATGATCGCATGCATCGCACAAAATCTCTTTGTATAAGACCCCTTCATCTCTAAAAAAATTCATGAAACT contains:
- a CDS encoding glycosyltransferase family 4 protein, with amino-acid sequence MLWVLYFLTSLFICSLIVLWSKKSMLFVDNANKIQGFHHARTPRAGGLGIFLSFALACYFEPFEMPFKGFFVFLGLLLVFLSGFLEDINLSLSPKIRLILQAVGVVCIISSTPLVVSDFSPLFSLPYFIAFLFAIFMLVGISNAINIIDGFNGLASGICAIALLVIHYIEPSSLACLLAYMVLGFMVLNFPLGKIFLGDGGAYFLGLVCGISLLHLSLEQKISVFFGLNLMLYPVIEVLFSILRRKIKRQKATMPDNLHLHTLLFQFLQQRSLNYPNPLCALILILCNLPFILISVFFRLDAHALIVISLVFIACYLIGYAYLNRQVCALEKRAF
- the pdxJ gene encoding pyridoxine 5'-phosphate synthase gives rise to the protein MRFGLNIDHIVTLREIRKTYEPEILEALFIAKNTHKVDLITIHLREDKRHIQNEDVLRLLEISPLPINIECSINAEITDFLCSLKNKPSKVTIVPENRNEVTTEGGLDCSLKGLEEVIRAYHNKGIEVSLFIDPLKDALHFAREHQVKQVEFHTGVYANLHNALYSNANNQIHAISALKDKSPKELKEELHNAFLQLRRMSKEAFFMGITACAGHGLNYSNVKELLKIPSLRELNIGHSVVSKAVLVGLEKAILEMAQLIKR
- the pdxA gene encoding 4-hydroxythreonine-4-phosphate dehydrogenase, which codes for MAKKKIAISCGDIQGVGLELILKSHKEVSAFCEPLYLVHSELLERANQLLHNAYETKTLNTLAIHSPLPLLNSSTIGKVSAQSGAYSFESFKKACELADDKEVDGVCTLPINKLAWQQAQIPFVGHTDFLKQRYKDHQIIMMLGCSKLFVGLFSDHVPLGAVSQLIQVESLVRFLLAFQKSTQAKIVQVCGFNPHAGEESLFGEEDEKILKAIQKSNQTLGFECFLGPLPADSAFAPNKRKITPFYVSMSHDVGLAPLKALYFDESINVSLNAPILRTSTDHGTAFDIAYQNKANNKSYLNAIKYLA
- the tsaD gene encoding tRNA (adenosine(37)-N6)-threonylcarbamoyltransferase complex transferase subunit TsaD, translating into MILSIESSCDDSSLALTRIKDAKLIAHFKISQEKHHSSYGGVVPELASRLHAENLPLLLERIKISLNKDFSKLKAIAITNQPGLSVTLIEGLMMAKALSLSLNLPLILEDHLRGHVYSLFINEKQTCMPLSALLVSGGHSLILEARDYEDIKIVATSLDDSFGESFDKVSKMLDLGYPGGPIVEKLALDYAHQNEPLMFPIPLKNSPNLAFSFSGLKNAVRLEVEKNAPNLNEAIKQKIAYHFQSAAIEHLIQQTKRYFKIKRPKIFGIVGGASQNLALRKAFESLCDEFDCKLVLAPLEFCSDNAAMIGRSSLEAYQKKRFVPLEKANISPRTLLKSFE
- the flgG gene encoding flagellar basal-body rod protein FlgG; translation: MLRSLYSATSGMLAQQTHIDTTSNNIANVNTTGFKKSRADFNDLFYQAMQYAGTNTSNTTLSPDGMEVGLGVRPSAITKMFSQGSPKETENNLDVAITGKGFFQVQLPDGTTAYTRSGNFKLDEQGNLVTSEGYLLIPQITLPEDTTQVNIGVDGTVSVTQGLQTTSNVIGQITLANFVNPAGLHSMGDNLFSITNASGDAIVGNPDSQGLGKLRQGFLELSNVRLVEEMTDLITAQRAYEANSKSIQTADAMLQTVNSLKR